One region of Primulina tabacum isolate GXHZ01 chromosome 17, ASM2559414v2, whole genome shotgun sequence genomic DNA includes:
- the LOC142531734 gene encoding cytochrome P450 71AP13-like has translation MRNDLQRVRCQLTESDITQMNYLKAVIKEIFRLHPPAPVLLPRESMEEVSVGGYTIPEKTRIYINAWAIGRSQESWKDPDIFDPERFMDNEIDFRGKDFELIPFGAGRRSCPAIAFGSATVELALAQLVHSFDWELPLGVQPADLDMSEVFGITMHRISPLMVVAKPIFKGI, from the coding sequence ATGCGCAATGATTTACAACGGGTACGCTGCCAACTTACGGAATCCGATATAACCCAAATGAACTACTTGAAAGCCGTTATCAAAGAAATCTTCAGGCTACACCCTCCTGCACCAGTACTACTCCCCAGAGAATCCATGGAAGAAGTCTCCGTTGGTGGGTACACAATCCCTGAAAAGACAAGAATTTACATCAATGCTTGGGCCATAGGGAGGAGCCAAGAATCCTGGAAAGACCCTGATATATTTGATCCTGAAAGATTCATGGATAATGAAATTGATTTTAGAGGGAAAGATTTTGAGTTGATACCTTTTGGTGCGGGGAGAAGAAGCTGTCCTGCGATCGCATTTGGTTCTGCGACAGTTGAGCTTGCACTGGCGCAGCTGGTTCACAGCTTTGATTGGGAGCTTCCGCTAGGAGTCCAGCCGGCGGATCTTGATATGAGTGAAGTTTTTGGGATTACGATGCATAGGATTTCTCCATTAATGGTGGTTGCGAAGCCAATTTTTAAAGGAATTTGA